The following coding sequences are from one Hippopotamus amphibius kiboko isolate mHipAmp2 chromosome 9, mHipAmp2.hap2, whole genome shotgun sequence window:
- the LOC130861162 gene encoding nicotinamide N-methyltransferase-like: MALQQSKEPDVYQENFEPASYLDYYKMNQDPMADEILHFMLKHYSATFKPGGLEGKLLIDIGSGPTIYQLLSACESFQEIVATDYTDKNRQELEKWLKKMPGAFDWSPGVKYVCELEGNRDRWAEKEERLRRAVRQVLKCDILKERPLEPVALLPADCLISSLCLEAACPTLQACRDALRHLRSLLRPRGHLVLSGAFETSFYMVGDKRFSALPLDEKFLREALQENGFIIEKLEKVPRVPKTCLDNRSDYTGLFFLVARRKD; encoded by the exons ATGGCTCTTCAGCAATCCAAGGAGCCTGATGTCTATCAGGAGAATTTTGAACCTGCATCCTACCTGGACTACTACAAGATGAACCAGGATCCCATGGCTGATGAGATCCTCCATTTCATGCTAAAACACTACAGTGCCACTTTTAAACCAG GTGGACTGGAAGGAAAACTCCTGATTGACATCGGCTCTGGGCCCACCATCTACCAGCTCCTCTCTGCCTGCGAGTCTTTCCAAGAGATCGTTGCTACCGACTACACTGACAAGAACCGCCAGGAGCTGGAGAAGTGGCTGAAGAAGATGCCAGGGGCGTTTGACTGGTCTCCGGGGGTGAAATACGTGTGTGAGCTTGAGGGGAACAG AGACAGGTGGGCCGAGAAGGAGGAGCGCTTAAGGAGAGCTGTCCGCCAGGTGCTCAAGTGTGACATCCTGAAAGAGCGGCCCCTGGAACCGGTGGCCCTGCTCCCGGCCGACTGCCTCATTTCCTCCCTGTGCCTCGAGGCTGCCTGCCCCACCCTGCAGGCCTGCCGGGACGCCCTGCGCCACCTCAGGTCCCTGCTCCGGCCCAGGGGACACCTGGTGCTGAGCGGGGCCTTTGAGACCAGCTTCTACATGGTGGGGGACAAGAGGTTTTCAGCACTGCCCCTGGATGAGAAATTCCTGCGGGAGGCTCTGCAGGAGAACGGCTTCATCATTGAGAAGCTGGAGAAGGTTCCACGGGTCCCTAAGACTTGCTTGGATAACCGCTCCGACTACACGGGGTTGTTCTTCCTGGTGGCCCGGAGAAAGGACTGA